A single Oceanispirochaeta sp. M1 DNA region contains:
- a CDS encoding response regulator — translation MYNVIICEDEDIIRKGLLFSFDFQSLNLKVAADFDNPVSCLEYLKNNSVDIVITDIKMPLMSGLEMISRIEDKKKYEFIILSGHSDFEYAKKAISYGVTEYLVKPLDHQLLEVSLKKAINNLNDKNLLNNTKYQIKDLSTVYKDLHIEDSLFQSIITFIKDNYMHKIVLNDVANELNYSISSIKNKLKEHDLTFNTTLNRYRIYKAIQFMNLNDLPIYKIAKMVGYSDYKYFCAKFKNYTGYSVTELVQKNQ, via the coding sequence ATGTATAATGTAATTATTTGTGAAGATGAGGATATTATTCGAAAGGGATTACTATTTAGTTTTGACTTTCAGAGTTTAAACTTAAAGGTTGCAGCAGACTTTGATAATCCTGTTTCCTGTTTAGAGTATCTAAAAAATAATTCTGTAGATATTGTTATTACTGATATAAAAATGCCGCTTATGAGTGGGTTGGAAATGATTAGTAGGATCGAAGATAAAAAAAAGTATGAATTTATTATTCTAAGTGGCCATAGTGATTTTGAGTATGCAAAAAAAGCGATTTCCTATGGAGTTACAGAATATCTGGTTAAACCTTTAGATCATCAGTTACTGGAGGTTTCGTTAAAAAAAGCAATCAACAATCTTAACGATAAGAATTTGTTAAATAATACTAAATATCAAATTAAAGATTTATCGACAGTGTATAAAGATCTACATATTGAAGATTCTTTGTTCCAATCAATTATTACATTTATAAAAGATAATTATATGCATAAAATAGTTTTAAATGATGTTGCAAATGAACTGAACTATAGTATTTCCTCTATAAAAAACAAACTGAAAGAGCATGATCTTACATTCAATACAACTTTAAATCGCTATAGAATATATAAGGCTATTCAATTTATGAATCTAAATGATTTACCTATCTATAAAATTGCAAAGATGGTCGGGTATAGCGATTACAAGTACTTTTGTGCAAAGTTCAAGAACTATACGGGGTATTCTGTTACTGAACTAGTCCAAAAAAATCAATAA
- a CDS encoding sensor histidine kinase, with protein sequence MKFQTKLRKEFMAFFTKLILVVVFLFASIAVIVNFVNNNMNKNHSIELVNKSFINLTDKITLQISSHNSDNEYLQAIQDNHVSRKLVSSSNYSFSRTINVRYSYNIYDMSANPIYQESYHLLPQYKIYLNIIRDRVKNDSPIKYILYPNYKTHTASLIYYGGLYKDSKLIGFDMYSIDIRDLNYSLLPNTGDYVITDRFDSIIATNNYKILEKSLNLKYVKNYTIDNANYHVTRVEKDFYSIYFLEKYISLSRWYLIVFSIFLLILLVVVAFSYKIIKKIARENAQSFESIIADTNTVSMGNLDHRINENLDDDFNSLAINVNEMLDKLNSEIILNKELSETNSIFEKRKLDAQFNPHFLYNSLETIRYSMQYDVKGTEKYILDLTSILRYSISNNINYSSVENDLTYINKYLELFKYRFKEKLTYSITNSDKVKDVLIPKLAIQPLVSNSIKYGFAESLHVRIDISTEMIDDRCYIRIRDNGSSMTDEMIKEINQICKQKKNPTNHIGIHNVLRRFMILYPDALLNVMRDSEGTVFEITFKKKLKANV encoded by the coding sequence AGAATTGGTAAACAAATCATTTATAAATTTAACTGATAAAATTACTTTACAAATAAGTTCACATAATTCTGATAATGAGTATTTACAGGCAATACAGGATAATCATGTCAGCAGAAAACTTGTTTCAAGTTCTAACTATTCATTTTCCCGGACAATAAATGTTCGCTATAGCTATAATATTTATGATATGAGCGCAAATCCTATATATCAGGAATCTTATCACCTGTTACCACAATACAAAATTTATTTAAACATAATTAGAGATCGAGTTAAAAATGACTCCCCGATTAAGTATATTTTGTATCCCAATTATAAGACTCATACGGCGAGTTTGATTTATTATGGCGGTTTATACAAAGATTCAAAGCTCATTGGTTTTGATATGTATTCAATCGATATAAGAGATCTGAATTATTCTTTATTACCTAACACAGGCGATTATGTTATTACTGATCGTTTTGATAGTATTATTGCTACAAATAATTATAAAATATTAGAAAAAAGTCTGAACTTAAAATATGTTAAAAATTATACGATTGATAACGCAAATTATCATGTCACCAGAGTAGAAAAGGACTTTTACTCTATTTATTTTCTCGAAAAATATATCAGTCTAAGCAGATGGTATTTAATAGTATTCTCTATATTTCTTTTAATACTACTTGTTGTAGTCGCGTTCTCTTATAAAATAATAAAAAAAATTGCAAGGGAAAATGCTCAGAGTTTTGAGTCCATTATTGCTGATACAAATACTGTATCAATGGGTAATCTGGATCATAGAATTAATGAAAACCTTGATGATGACTTTAACAGTCTGGCTATTAACGTTAATGAGATGTTAGATAAGTTGAATTCTGAAATTATTTTAAATAAAGAATTAAGTGAAACTAATAGCATTTTTGAAAAAAGAAAGCTTGATGCTCAGTTTAACCCTCATTTTTTATATAATTCATTAGAAACAATTCGTTATTCAATGCAGTACGATGTTAAAGGGACCGAAAAATATATTTTAGATTTAACTTCAATTTTAAGGTATTCAATTTCTAATAATATTAACTATTCATCGGTGGAAAACGATCTGACTTATATTAATAAATATCTGGAATTATTCAAATATCGGTTTAAAGAGAAATTAACATATTCAATTACAAACTCAGATAAGGTCAAAGATGTTTTAATTCCTAAGCTTGCAATTCAGCCCCTGGTCAGCAATAGTATAAAGTACGGATTTGCAGAGAGCTTGCATGTACGAATAGATATTTCAACTGAAATGATCGATGACCGATGTTACATTAGAATACGGGATAATGGGTCCAGTATGACCGATGAAATGATAAAAGAGATTAATCAAATCTGTAAACAGAAAAAGAACCCGACCAACCATATTGGCATTCATAACGTTTTAAGGCGATTTATGATCCTATATCCAGATGCATTGCTGAATGTCATGCGGGACAGTGAAGGCACCGTCTTTGAAATAACGTTTAAAAAGAAGCTGAAAGCGAATGTATAA